Proteins from one Esox lucius isolate fEsoLuc1 chromosome 19, fEsoLuc1.pri, whole genome shotgun sequence genomic window:
- the LOC105018277 gene encoding fibroblast growth factor 3-like has protein sequence MVVILVLLLLNVLHPSYQKPCSTIVVRTTLRCASGQRCDPRQRRDVGGRGGVYEYLGGAPRHRKLYCATKYHLQIHPSGKIDGTLEENNPFSILEITAVDVGVVAIKGLFSGRFLAMNEKGRLYASAAFNSECEFMERIHELGYNTYASRRFWTSPSSPSSPSSTSTGRRRASVERLWYVSINGKGRPKSGQKTRRTEKASLFLPRILGHKDHDLVHLLFNSSLGYRQTAHRLTGSTRQRRHRHTSGALESGSDDEDD, from the exons ATGGTTGTAATTCTGGTCTTACTATTGCTGAATGTATTGCATCCCAGTTACCAAAAACCCTGTTCAACCATAGTGGTAAGGACCACTTTGCGGTGCGCTAGTGGGCAGAGATGTGACCCGAGGCAGCGCAGGGATGTTGGGGGGCGCGGAGGAGTGTACGAGTACCTTGGGGGAGCACCGAGACACAGAAAGTTGTATTGTGCCACGAAGTATCATTTACAAATACATCCCAGTGGAAAAATAGACGGGACCTTGGAGGAGAACAATCCGTTTA GTATATTGGAGATCACAGCAGTGGATGTGGGAGTAGTGGCGATTAAAGGACTATTCTCTGGGAGATTTCTGGCCATGAACGAAAAAGGACGACTTTATGCTTCG GCAGCCTTCAACTCGGAGTGCGAGTTCATGGAGCGAATCCATGAGTTGGGCTACAACACCTACGCCTCGCGCCGCTTCTGGACATCCCCGTCATCCCCATCATCCCCGTCATCCACGTCCACCGGCAGGCGAAGGGCGAGTGTCGAGAGGCTGTGGTACGTGTCGATCAACGGAAAGGGACGGCCGAAGAGCGGCCAGAAGACCCGCAGGACCGAGAAGGCCTCGCTATTCCTGCCCAGGATCCTGGGCCATAAAGACCATGACCTGGTTCACCTGCTGTTCAACAGTAGTCTAGGGTACAGACAGACGGCCCACAGACTCACAGGGAGCACAAGGCAgaggagacacagacacacttccGGAGCCCTGGAGTCTGGcagcgatgatgaggatgaCTGA